ATCTGTTCAATAGGAACCCCTTTGAACTTAGATTTATAGGTATCTAAATCTAGTATGATTTTTTTGATTTGGACGATACGCTCTTCCATCTTGCTTCGGTTCCCAAAAAGGGAAGTCGATAAGAATATCCTCCTATGGAGATTTCTTTTTATGTATTTCATAGCTTTCGCCTGCTCGGTCTTATGGAACGGACGCTGATCAAATCCCGTCCCGTCCCCGTTACAGGAACAGATAACGAAATAATAGCTCTTTCGATTGGTTTTTAGAAAACTATTTATATAGCTTTCTAAATCCACCCTTTCGTTGAAGTGGTGGTCGAACTCTAGTTGCTTAGTAATTGCAGACACAGAAAATACACCTCTCCCTATAAAGAACGAATCTTTCAGGCAAGGGGTGTGCCACACTCCACACAACAGGGCTTTATCATTACCAAGTATTTTTGCAAAGGATTTAACACTTTTCCCTTGAAAAACAGTAGTAATATCGTTAATATAAAGCTATCGAAAATAGTTTTTTCTTTTCACTGGCGTGTAGAGAAAAAAACATTTGCTTTCCCTGTTGGTGGGAGAGTGTGTGGTACACCGAAAATCTCTGTTTCCCGACAGAGATTTTTTTATGCCTTCTTTCTTACAATCTACCAACTTCATAGCCGAAAATCTAGTTAATTCCTCTTTTTTCTAACCATTATGAGTAATTCTATCATCTTTGGTCACAGAATAGAAAGGGGTTGCCCCTCCTTTTTTGACAAAGGTCGAGGGGATCTCGACCAACCGTCCCCCCACTCGGTCAATCTGCCAATCTTCTAATATTTAAGTTAATTAATTTGTTAACATTTTTGTTATCTATATTATTAATATTCATTTTATCTTTCCTATTACCTGCTTCATTACTAAATTTGTTGTTTATTCTGTCTGGTGATACCTCTCTCCTTCAACCGTCTATAGAGCGTCGCTCTAGGAACCTTGGTGACTTTCGATATGTAACTAACGGGATGATTTTCTTGATAAAGTTGCATAGCCCATTGCAAACCCTCTTCTTCAAATTGAGGTTTCGGACCAAATTTCACCCCTCTTTTTTTGGCGCTTTTCACTCCGTTTTTTTGTTTGATTTTCAGTTCATCTCGTTCCCATTGCGACACTCCGGCCATAATCGTAAGAACCAATTTACCAACCGGTGTCCTGGTGTCGATTCCTAGAGATACGATTACAAGATCAATAGACTTTTCTTCTAGCTTCTCAACCACTTCGAGAAGCATCTTTGTATTTCTTGCGAGCCTATCCGGGCGCAACACACAAAGAGTGCTTCCTTCCTCCATCTGCTCAATCAGTTCATACAGTCGCTTATCCGCCGATACCCCAGAGACCGTTTCAGTAATAATTTCATCGACCCCATACGCTTGCAGCTGATCCACTTGCGAATCCGTTTTTTGAGAACGATCTGAAATTCTGCAATAGCCTATCACTTTTCCCATATATTCAAAACCTCCAATTGATACAAATAATTGATACAGTCACGACCCCGGTGTAATCAGCCTTCGCCGTTTTATCCATTTTCTAGATATACAGTGATTATTCAATGTCTCAGTATCCTAAAACCGATACACATTGGTTATAGTCGTGAAGCCCTTGTTTTCAAGTATTCTTCACAAGAAAAAAAGAGCCAGGCTTTACAAGCCTAGTTCTTTTTTTAGAATTTCATTTACAAGTTCCTGCTTTGATGTCTTATATCCGCCGTCTTTCGCTTGTTTGACCAATGCCTCTAAACCATCATCGACCGACTTGTTAACCCTGACACCCAAAAGAACTTTCTCTTCTGTCTTCTTCTTCATCAGTTTTTCAAGTACCTTCGGTTGTTTTGGAGGAATAACCATTTCATTTTCATTTGAAACGGATTCCTTTTTTTCTTTCTTACCTTCTTCTGTTGTCTTCGTTTTAGACTTATTTGGTTTCTTAAGTTCTTTCTCTAAATCTCCAAACATCAGCTAGTTACCTCCTTGGCGAGCGTTCTATATACTTGCTTCAGCTTATTAGACTTCCTGGATAGCACTGGCGGTCTTTTCTCTTCAAAGATTGAATTTACCCCATCCATCGTGTCCCAGATCCTCACCTTCGATAATTCAATACCTTTGCTACTTAGGAACTGTTCGCATTCCTGTACAACCTTTCTATGGTGCTTGGATCTCTTCACGATCTTTGTAGGAATGACCCTTTTAATCCTTGCATCCGGATTTACATTTGCTTTCATATCATCAATCTGGTCAATCGTTCTAACCAAACCTGCGCTACCGTACATTTCCGGCTGGAATGGAACAAGCAATTCGTTTGCAGCTGCCATTCCGATTGAAGTAGTAATCGAGAAAGAAGGTGGTGTATCGATAATCACATAATCGTATTGTTCCCGTACTTCATCGATCTTTTCTTTTAGTACGCTTAATCCCACGTTCGCTTCTTTAATCTTTTTTTCGAATTTATAAAGAGATTGTGGCCCGTTCACAATATCCAGACCACTCGATACGTTTACTTTCACGCTATCAAATTCCACTTCGTTTAATAACCAATTTTCAATATCGAATTCAGTATTATTAATCTGGAAAGTCATAAGGACGTTTCGTTGTTCATCGAGATCAATTATTAAAACTTTTTTACCTTGGAGAGACAGTTGACTTCCTATGTTTGTAGTAATAGAAGTCTTCAAACAACCGCCTTTATTCATTACTGTTGTGTACACTTTCACCATTAAAAACACCCCATTCGTTTAAAGTGAACCAATTTCGATATATGTGTGTTTCGCTAGACAGTTCAGCAATTCCTTCTCCGAAAGATAATTTTCATTTTATCATTCCTACTAACTTTTCTGCCATCTATATAGTTAATTTAACAAATAACATTCCCTTTAACTTTTCTGTTATTTATTTTGTTAACAAAAATATACAAAAAAAACTAGCCATTATTGTAATAATAATGCTAGCTTTTTTAGGAGTGTGTTACCTGGCCATTTGCTTTATTGAAGATTTCTTACTGAACCTTATAAGCCGATTACCTATTAAGTCAAGGAAAAAGCCGGGTATCTTTTAGATAGCCCGACCTTTGTTTTTGCTCTGGATCTTCTCGACTTTGTTGGTCTTCTTGAAGTCTTTCAAGGAAACCACTTTTGTATTGTCGAGTTTTTTGTTTTTGACGTTCGCCTTCTCCTTTACCAATGCTTTGGCTTTGAACTTGTTCAGGATCTGATCTTTAAGTAAGCCGTATTCTTTGCGTTTTTCTTTATTGAACTCTTTGCGATGCCCTTTAAGATTACGCTTTTGAACCTTCATTTTGGATTTTTCTTTTTTCATTTCGTACTTCTTCTTTTTCTGCTTCACCTTATTATGGGCGATTTTCTGTTTAATTGCCTTCCGTTCTTTCCAGGTGAATGGATTGATTTTAGAATAACCCTTCAGGTCGGCTTTCAGCCCCTTCTGTTCAAAGCGTAAATCCATCACGTCTCCACGCTTCAGATTTAACGTGTTACGGGACTTCTGCAATTGCTCCCTATGTAATTGTTTACGTTGCTTGAACGTCTCCTTATGCTCCTTATTACGCTCCTTTTGAGCTTTGTATTCCTTGCGCTTTTCAAGGAACTTGCTTTCCCTCTTATCAATTTCATTTTGATAAAGACGATGGACTGTAAGGACTTTTTGCTCTGCCATTGGTTTCACCTCCTTTCCTCGAATTTGTTTAATAGCAATGACTTTAGCCTCTCGTTCTTTCTTTTTCTCCCTGTGCTTATTGTGGTATTCAATCTGCTTGTTTTGGGATTTGATTACTTTGTTTTCGAGTTTAACCGTTTTATAGTTTTGGATCTCTGAGTGTTTGTTGTACCGGGTTGTCGGCTCCTGTTCCAGACCACGTTCCTTATTGGAACGATGGTCAATGAACAAGTCTTTTTCTTTCTCCTTGAAGTAAGCATTCGCTCGGTCAGCCCACATCTTACGAGGTGTTTTTAAATACCCCTTGGATCTCATCTCTTTGTTTTTCGTTTTCGAAAATTCTTCCCCATCTACACCACGCTCAGAATAAATAATGTGACAGTGAGGATTATGGGAATCCAATTTATGAAAGGAGAGTGATACCGGAGTATTGTACTTCTCGGAAAAGTCTTTGCAAAATTGCCTGGCCAACTCTTTATTTTCTTCCGGCTTTAATTCCTGGAAGAGTGCCACGTCCATTTCATTAAAAACCCTTGCGTCCGTTCTCTTCTCTACGCCCATCATTTTGTTATAAAAGTAATTCGTATCTTTAAATTTTTCACTGGCTGCATCGTTCAAAACCATTTCGGTTTCGATGCCCTCACGGATTTCTTTCTCTTCCTTGTGATAACTCTTCCCTGTTTTTTCGTCATTGATTTCTATACCTGTGCTATATGCCATTCGGCTACCCACGTTATATTTCCCCTTGGAAATATTACGGTGGGATAGATGAAAAATCTTTTCCTGGCTCACGATATCACCTCGCTTTCCAACTCGATAAGTTGATAAAACTATAGTTTGTTTTCGGAAGAAAACAACAATAAAAATGAAAAACACGCCAAAGTCGGAGACTAGACCGGTAGGTCGATAAGTGGCATTTTTCATTTTTGGGGGGCTTAGGTTTTTGAACTTTGGGTTTTGGGGTTTTGGGTTTTGGTTTTCAGCCTCGCAGAGCACACGATTTTGTAGCATTCGTTAGAATGCGGAAGTGTGCTACTTCGTAGCCCGGCTGGAAGCCAGGTTTTCAAAAACCCCGAATATGAACTCCATATTTTTTAAGAGCGATGAAACAAAAAAAATTCATTTTTTCATTTCAATTTCTTCAAAAACCTTTATAAGAAAAACAACTAATTTAAATAGATCGAGGTGAAAAGAATGGCAGAAGAGAACCAAAAAAATTTAACTCCTGAAGAACTTCAAATTCAAAAGTACCAGGACAAGATTAAGGAGTTAAAAGAAAAACAAAAACGCAAAAAGAAAAAAGAGCAAGACCAAATCCGAAAGGATCGCACCAAAAGATTAATCACCGTTGGCGGACTTTCCGAAAAAATGTTGGGTGGCCAAGGAGAAGAAAAGGTTCGCGAAAGACTCGGTAAACTCTTAGCTTTAGAAAAACTCTTAGTGGAAAATGACGTTCGAAGTTTTGAAGACTTACGAAAAATTTTAGGGAGGAGCAACTAATGAAAAGTGAATTAGATGGAGAATTGTATGAACACCTAAAGACCTTGGAATGGTCTTTAGAAGTGTTCGGGAAAATCGCAGTGTCTCTGGAGAGAAGTTTAGAAAACATCATCCGAATGATTATTCAAATTAACAGAGAACAAATTGAAGATGCTGAGGATCTGCCCGATGACTTTTTCAAAAAAGAAATGCAGGAAGAGTTCGAAGAACTAAAAAAATTTCTGCTGAGAAATAAAGTCATCGTAAAAAAATTAGCAGCTAAAGTAGGGGTTGATATTGAAGAGGGTAGTGTGGAGGTTACAACACCAAACAATTTAGAAACGCTCCTTCAACAAAACAACCTCCTCCTGCAGGATTTAATTGCAGATCTCGTCAATGAGTTAGAGGTCTTGGCCGATGAATATAAAATCATCAAAGAAAATTCAACCGCCGAACAGATTGTAGGGCTAGTCGCTCTCCTGGAAGAACTGGTTGATAAAAGCTTTGATGTATCGGCACTTTTAGAAACTCATTTCGGTTGGGATCTAGAAGTGGATTTAGAGATTGAAGATATCAAAAAAATGTTTGTCCAGGAAGAAATACCAAAACATTTACGGTCTTCAAGCCGGCTAGATCCCGAGCGTGGCAGATAAAAAAGAGGGTAGGTACTCACCCTCTTTTTTTCTTGCCTAAAACCTTGTTCAGAAACTTGGCCAACTTAATCTTCGTTTTAGCATCTGCTTTGATGTTCTTATGAACCCAGAAGTCAATTTTGTTCCTGAAGTAATAGTTTTTATCATCCTTAATCGGTCGGAGGTTCGAAGCGATAATAACAATTTCCCATTCTTTCATCCGCCTAACTTCATCAACAGAAATGACTTGCTTCTCCTGTACACTGGAACTGTAGCTAATTCCTCCACCATCTGATGAAGAATAAGACAGGGTTTCTTCTTCCCGTTTACCGCTTAGATCCGAGAAGTATTTGGAGGACTTATTGCTATTACCATACATCGTCATTCGAGTACCAGTGTTCTGGACAATCGTTTCGGCTACTTCTTGTCCGTATAATGATTGCAGCTGTTCAATGTTTTGGAGGAAAATTTCTACCCCCATTTTTTTAGAACGGATTGTTGAAATCAGGTTATCCATCGTTGGGATCTTCCCGATATTTGCGAATTCGTCCAGTAAGAAATACACTGGCAGACCACTTACATCCGATTGACTCTCATCTACGGATTTATCTCCCTTTAGAATATTGAACATCTGGTAATAGAAAGAAGCGAGGAATGGCGCATAGATCGTGCTTTCTTCTTCCGGATAGCTTATGAACAAAGCAATTTTTTCTTTTCTAAGAGAGTCGATTTTGAAGTTCCCGCCCTTAGAAATTTCTATGATGTTGTCATATTCAAACACCTTCATTTTCGATTGGATCGTTACAAATATTGAGGAAACCGTATTTTCTGAACCTGCCGTTTTTGCGAATTGTTTATATGCCATTTCGCTATGTGCATCAACATCCGTAAAATATTCTAATTGCAATTCGTATACATCCATCGGAGCCTCGGCCAGATCTTTTACAACATCTGAAATCGTTCCTCCCAAATGGTATTGCCTAAACAAAAATGCGCTTAAAAGAGTTTGAGAAAGCCTCCCCCACTCGTCATCCCCTAAAATAGATTCGGCTAATTTTCGGACGTCGTTTATATTCCGGCAGTTCCCTAGCAAATTATATTTCAGAGATACTTCAGGATTATCAAGCTTTAAGAGCATCGGCTTAAACCCTTTTTCACGCAAATGGTGATAAGTCTTTCTGAACAGTTCCGCCTTCGGATCCGTTACGACCAGGCTAACATCACCGTCAACATTCTGGATCTGTGGAATTAGGATACTCGCACTTTTCCCTGTTCCAGTAGCCGAAATCACTAATGCGTGTTGAAAGAAATTTTCTTGCCTTAATTTAATATGTTGGGATAAAAGTAAATGCTGAGGTTCGTTGAATTCTTTCGAATTCTGAGGGATTAAGAAGTTTGTTCCGGTGTGGTATTGTTCTTTCTTCACTTGCTTATGGTTCAACAAGCTCCCAGTATTTTTTGAATGGCTTTTTCCGAATCTACGGTTCATTAAAAAGAATACAGTTCCGCAAATCGCCCCGATCACTACAAAGAAAACCAAAAATGTAATAAGCATCTTTTGATTTATTCCACTCGCTCCATACATTCCGCCTGAATTAATCAAAGGCTCATCTACAAGCACTTTTGTAAGGAAGGCAGAAAGACCACCGGTTATCAGAAAGAGAAATCCAATAAACATCTCTTTCACCTTTTTGTTAGAAACCATTATAATCACCTCCATTTTAAAAAATCAAAATGGCTTCAGGTATGAATAAGAAATCTTCAAACCACTAGTGGTTATAACGATTAATGCTGATAAATCAACATTTCAGGCGTTCTTATTAATGTGTTTTTCTACTCCTTTTTGAGGTAGAGGCTGGCGAAGGGGTGTGGGGAAGAATTCCCCGCTTAGCTCTCCTTTAGTGATTTTTTCCGTAAAATTCGCAGGGCAAGCCGATACTCATTAACTCCTTTTTGAGTTTGTCGGCTTGGCGACCCAAAAGCCACGGAAAAAAAGGTTTTTGGCAATAAGGAAAGGATAATTTTTTTAGTGAACTTCTAAAAAAATTATCCTGTTTATTGCCGAAAACCTAACGGTTACAAGGGCTTCTTAATCTAAAAACGATAACTTTATAGTTATTTTATTTATTAATATTTTTGTTAACAAATTTGTATACATTTTTGTAAACATATTTGTAAACAAATTTGTATACATTTTATTTTACATTTTTGTATACACTCTCATTAAAACACCCCTTCGCTTTTTTTGCAAAGGCTCTTTAGGGTATGATAAAAAGGTTAGAAGAATTAGCTGGAAGAACCACCCCAAGGTTTGCGACGCCTTGACGGGGTGGTTTTTTCATATACTCAAAAAAGGAAATTAATTCCTAAATCGATGGATTTTGAAGTACTCTTGTTAAAAGAGCATAAGGAGGATGAAACATATGGGAAAGTTAAATGT
The Rossellomorea marisflavi genome window above contains:
- a CDS encoding type IV secretory system conjugative DNA transfer family protein — protein: MVSNKKVKEMFIGFLFLITGGLSAFLTKVLVDEPLINSGGMYGASGINQKMLITFLVFFVVIGAICGTVFFLMNRRFGKSHSKNTGSLLNHKQVKKEQYHTGTNFLIPQNSKEFNEPQHLLLSQHIKLRQENFFQHALVISATGTGKSASILIPQIQNVDGDVSLVVTDPKAELFRKTYHHLREKGFKPMLLKLDNPEVSLKYNLLGNCRNINDVRKLAESILGDDEWGRLSQTLLSAFLFRQYHLGGTISDVVKDLAEAPMDVYELQLEYFTDVDAHSEMAYKQFAKTAGSENTVSSIFVTIQSKMKVFEYDNIIEISKGGNFKIDSLRKEKIALFISYPEEESTIYAPFLASFYYQMFNILKGDKSVDESQSDVSGLPVYFLLDEFANIGKIPTMDNLISTIRSKKMGVEIFLQNIEQLQSLYGQEVAETIVQNTGTRMTMYGNSNKSSKYFSDLSGKREEETLSYSSSDGGGISYSSSVQEKQVISVDEVRRMKEWEIVIIASNLRPIKDDKNYYFRNKIDFWVHKNIKADAKTKIKLAKFLNKVLGKKKRG
- a CDS encoding MobA/MobL family protein, with amino-acid sequence MLQNRVLCEAENQNPKPQNPKFKNLSPPKMKNATYRPTGLVSDFGVFFIFIVVFFRKQTIVLSTYRVGKRGDIVSQEKIFHLSHRNISKGKYNVGSRMAYSTGIEINDEKTGKSYHKEEKEIREGIETEMVLNDAASEKFKDTNYFYNKMMGVEKRTDARVFNEMDVALFQELKPEENKELARQFCKDFSEKYNTPVSLSFHKLDSHNPHCHIIYSERGVDGEEFSKTKNKEMRSKGYLKTPRKMWADRANAYFKEKEKDLFIDHRSNKERGLEQEPTTRYNKHSEIQNYKTVKLENKVIKSQNKQIEYHNKHREKKKEREAKVIAIKQIRGKEVKPMAEQKVLTVHRLYQNEIDKRESKFLEKRKEYKAQKERNKEHKETFKQRKQLHREQLQKSRNTLNLKRGDVMDLRFEQKGLKADLKGYSKINPFTWKERKAIKQKIAHNKVKQKKKKYEMKKEKSKMKVQKRNLKGHRKEFNKEKRKEYGLLKDQILNKFKAKALVKEKANVKNKKLDNTKVVSLKDFKKTNKVEKIQSKNKGRAI
- a CDS encoding ParA family protein; amino-acid sequence: MYTTVMNKGGCLKTSITTNIGSQLSLQGKKVLIIDLDEQRNVLMTFQINNTEFDIENWLLNEVEFDSVKVNVSSGLDIVNGPQSLYKFEKKIKEANVGLSVLKEKIDEVREQYDYVIIDTPPSFSITTSIGMAAANELLVPFQPEMYGSAGLVRTIDQIDDMKANVNPDARIKRVIPTKIVKRSKHHRKVVQECEQFLSSKGIELSKVRIWDTMDGVNSIFEEKRPPVLSRKSNKLKQVYRTLAKEVTS
- a CDS encoding recombinase family protein, whose protein sequence is MGKVIGYCRISDRSQKTDSQVDQLQAYGVDEIITETVSGVSADKRLYELIEQMEEGSTLCVLRPDRLARNTKMLLEVVEKLEEKSIDLVIVSLGIDTRTPVGKLVLTIMAGVSQWERDELKIKQKNGVKSAKKRGVKFGPKPQFEEEGLQWAMQLYQENHPVSYISKVTKVPRATLYRRLKERGITRQNKQQI